The following proteins are co-located in the Lepisosteus oculatus isolate fLepOcu1 chromosome 9, fLepOcu1.hap2, whole genome shotgun sequence genome:
- the hccsb gene encoding holocytochrome c-type synthase isoform X2 has product MGANASSATSTVQAAGTVVPQHTAASPQECPMHQKSKPSSPPPGCPMHQTAASVPEESPPGPAHQERAYEYVECPMRAAAGEKNRSSDIDPANMMPPPNQTPAPDQPFSLSVAREESNIPRAGSEKNWVYPSEQMFWNAMLRKGWRWKDDDLSPGDMTNIIKIHNQNNEQAWHEILKWEALHAKECPCGPTLVRFGGKAKEYSPRARIRSWMGYELPFDRHDWIVDRCGKEVRYVIDYYDGGAVNKENYQFTILDVRPAYDSLGAVWDRMKVAWWRWTS; this is encoded by the exons ATGGGCGCAAATGCATCCAGTGCTACGTCTACAGTCCAGGCAGCAGGGACAGTAGTACCTCAGCACACTGCTGCATCTCCACAAGAATGTCCAATGCACCAAAAAAGTAAACCAT CTTCCCCACCACCTGGATGTCCCATGCACCAGACTGCTGCCTCAGTCCCAGAAGAGAGCCCTCCTGGTCCAGCTCATCAGGAAAGAGCTTATGAATATGTGGAGTGTCCAATGAGAGCAGCAGCTGGAGAAAAGAATAGATCTAGTGACATTGACCCAGCAAATATG ATGCCTCCTCCAAACCAGACCCCTGCCCCAGATCAGcccttctctctgtctgtggcaAGAGAGGAGTCTAATATTCCTCGAGCTGGGTCAGAAAAGAACTGGGTCTATCCCTCTGAACAGATGTTTTGGAATGCAATGCTTAGAAAGGG GTGGCGCTGGAAAGATGATGACCTTTCTCCAGGCGATATGACCAATATTATCAAAATTCACAACCAAAACAATGAGCAGGCTTGGCATGAAATCTTAAAATGGGAAGCCCTCCATGCAAA GGAATGCCCTTGTGGACCCACCCTGGTTCGCTTTGGGGGTAAAGCCAAGGAATACTCTCCAAGAGCTAGGATTCGCTCCTGGATGGG ATACGAATTACCTTTCGACAGACATGACTGGATTGTAGATCGCTGTGGAAAGGAAGTCCGATACGTCATTGATTACTATGACGGTGGAGCGGTTAACAAGGAAAACTATCAATTCACAATTCTGGATGTTCGTCCGGCCTATGACTCTCTTGGTGCCGTGTGGGATCGAATGAAAGTGGCTTGGTGGCGTTGGACTTCATAA
- the hccsb gene encoding holocytochrome c-type synthase isoform X1 — MGANASSATSTVQAAGTVVPQHTAASPQECPMHQKSKPSSPPPGCPMHQTAASVPEESPPGPAHQERAYEYVECPMRAAAGEKNRSSDIDPANMMPPPNQTPAPDQPFSLSVAREESNIPRAGSEKNWVYPSEQMFWNAMLRKGWRWKDDDLSPGDMTNIIKIHNQNNEQAWHEILKWEALHAKECPCGPTLVRFGGKAKEYSPRARIRSWMGRYELPFDRHDWIVDRCGKEVRYVIDYYDGGAVNKENYQFTILDVRPAYDSLGAVWDRMKVAWWRWTS; from the exons ATGGGCGCAAATGCATCCAGTGCTACGTCTACAGTCCAGGCAGCAGGGACAGTAGTACCTCAGCACACTGCTGCATCTCCACAAGAATGTCCAATGCACCAAAAAAGTAAACCAT CTTCCCCACCACCTGGATGTCCCATGCACCAGACTGCTGCCTCAGTCCCAGAAGAGAGCCCTCCTGGTCCAGCTCATCAGGAAAGAGCTTATGAATATGTGGAGTGTCCAATGAGAGCAGCAGCTGGAGAAAAGAATAGATCTAGTGACATTGACCCAGCAAATATG ATGCCTCCTCCAAACCAGACCCCTGCCCCAGATCAGcccttctctctgtctgtggcaAGAGAGGAGTCTAATATTCCTCGAGCTGGGTCAGAAAAGAACTGGGTCTATCCCTCTGAACAGATGTTTTGGAATGCAATGCTTAGAAAGGG GTGGCGCTGGAAAGATGATGACCTTTCTCCAGGCGATATGACCAATATTATCAAAATTCACAACCAAAACAATGAGCAGGCTTGGCATGAAATCTTAAAATGGGAAGCCCTCCATGCAAA GGAATGCCCTTGTGGACCCACCCTGGTTCGCTTTGGGGGTAAAGCCAAGGAATACTCTCCAAGAGCTAGGATTCGCTCCTGGATGGG cagATACGAATTACCTTTCGACAGACATGACTGGATTGTAGATCGCTGTGGAAAGGAAGTCCGATACGTCATTGATTACTATGACGGTGGAGCGGTTAACAAGGAAAACTATCAATTCACAATTCTGGATGTTCGTCCGGCCTATGACTCTCTTGGTGCCGTGTGGGATCGAATGAAAGTGGCTTGGTGGCGTTGGACTTCATAA